In Salmo salar chromosome ssa15, Ssal_v3.1, whole genome shotgun sequence, one genomic interval encodes:
- the LOC100136382 gene encoding thyrotropin receptor: protein MTENDRHRLQVITCALFTLVTLPINTLGDTDSCPTVCECSEWKTYTISCFDIDVIPTFPTSTETIWLLETRLTSVPGDVFSNLVNISRIYISVDVTLAGLKRHSFYNLKKITHIEIRNAKSLSYIDPEAFKNLPNLKYLGIFNTGLTIFPDLTNIHSDDMNFILEIADHPYISEVPANSFRGITNQVLTVMLYSNGFTDIQHHAFNGTKLDAVYLHRNKRLTKMDERTFAGTVSGPMLLDVSLTGVSSLPTAGLESLRELMARNAWNLKKLPPIKTFKHLVTADLTYPSLCCGFKNLKKKRGYLEYIICNLTAFYDQHQKRSVGPLRVPSLQIDPVSDTAADRRQKRSVGPLTVPSLQEGPMGDAADQQPSEVGFRDGVFRDTQGDPRRDFQSSLHYHAYFGGQPDDDVGFGETLKNPQEDTSQDFDSRYDYVVCEEGEEVTCAPAPDEFNPCEDIMGFSFLRVSVWFVSLLAVVGNMVALLVLLTSHYKLSVSRFLMCHLAFADLCMGIYLLLIASVDLHTRAEYYNHAIDWQTGPGCGLAGFFTVFASELSVYTLTVITLERWYAITFAMRLDRKLRLPHAAAVMLAGWLFCLLLAMLPLVGVSSYQKVSICLPMDTQSTVAQVYIVSVLILNILAFLVICACYIKIYCTVHNPHYRSGSKDTNIAKRMAVLIFTDFLCMAPISFYAMSAVLDRPLITVSNSKILLVLFYPLNSCANPFLYAIFTKAFRGDVFILLSKVGLCQRRAQLFRGQTVSSKGSSGVCHQGRRGKKRDKNEKGTGGPEEVPIHLQDRSGSGQTYLQPTSQQPSPEENHSLDT, encoded by the exons ATGGCTTCTGGAGACGCGTCTGACATCAGTGCCAGGAGATGTCTTCTCCAACCTGGTCAACATCTCAAGGAT ATACATATCAGTGGACGTAACACTGGCAGGACTTAAGAGGCATTCCTTCTACAATCTAAAGAAAATCACCCACAT AGAGATCCGGAACGCAAAGAGTCTGTCATACATCGACCCAGAAGCATTTAAGAACCTTCCAAACCTGAAATACCT GGGTATTTTCAATACTGGCCTCACCATCTTTCCTGATCTCACCAACATCCACTCAGATGATATGAACTTTATACT TGAAATAGCTGATCATCCCTACATATCTGAGGTCCCAGCAAACTCATTCCGCGGTATTACCAACCAAGTGCTGACAGT GATGTTGTACAGTAATGGTTTCACCGACATTCAACATCATGCTTTCAACGGGACCAAACTGGATGCTGT GTACCTCCATAGGAACAAGCGTCTGACCAAGATGGATGAAAGAACGTTTGCTGGCACTGTTAGTGGCCCAATGCTTCT TGACGTGTCCCTGACGGGGGTGTCATCCCTCCCCACAGCAGGCCTGGAATCTCTCAGGGAGCTGATGGCCCGCAACGCCTGGAACCTGAAGAAGCTCCCGCCAATCAAAACCTTCAAACACCTGGTTACCGCAGACCTCACCTACCCCTCCCTGTGCTGCGGCTTCAAGAACCTCAAGAAGAAGAGAGG ATACCTGGAGTACATCATCTGCAACCTGACAGCTTTCTACGACCAGCATCAAAAGAGATCAGTAGGTCCCCTCAGAGTTCCATCTCTTCAAATAGACCCAGTCTCTGACACTGCAGCAGACCGGCGCCAGAAGAGATCCGTGGGTCCCCTCACAGTCCCATCCCTCCAAGAGGGTCCCATGGGGGATGCAGCTGACCAGCAGCCCAGCGAGGTGGGATTCAGAGATGGGGTGTTCAGAGACACCCAGGGAGATCCCCGGAGAGACTTCCAAAGCAGCCTCCACTACCACGCTTACTTCGGGGGCCAGCCGGATGATGACGTGGGCTTCGGGGAGAcactgaag AACCCCCAGGAAGACACCAGCCAGGACTTCGACAGTCGCTACGACTACGTGGTCTGTGAGGAGGGCGAGGAGGTGACCTGCGCCCCTGCGCCGGACGAGTTCAACCCGTGCGAGGATATCATGGGCTTCAGCTTCCTGCGGGTGTCTGTGTGGTTCGTGTCCCTACTGGCTGTTGTAGGCAACATGGTGGCACTTCTAgtcctcctcacctctcactacaagCTCTCCGTCTCCCGCTTCCTCATGTGTCACCTGGCCTTCGCTGACCTCTGCATGGGGATATATCTCCTCCTCATCGCCTCTGTGGACCTTCACACCCGGGCAGAGTACTACAACCACGCCATCGACTGGCAGACAGGGCCGGGCTGCGGGTTAGCGGGGTTCTTTACCGTGTTTGCCAGCGAACTGTCGGTGTATACGCTGACGGTGATCACGCTAGAGAGATGGTATGCGATAACGTTTGCCATGAGGCTGGACAGGAAGTTGCGTCTGCCCCATGCAGCTGCTGTGATGCTGGCTGGATGGTTGTTCTGCCTCCTCCTAGCGATGCTCCCCCTAGTGGGGGTTAGTAGTTACCAGAAG GTCAGTATCTGCCTACCCATGGACACCCAGTCCACCGTGGCCCAGGTGTACATTGTCTCAGTCCTTATCCTCAACATCCTGGCATTTCTGGTCATCTGTGCCTGTTACATCAAGATCTACTGCACTGTCCACAACCCGCACTACCGGTCCGGCTCCAAAGACACCAACATCGCCAAACGCATGGCCGTTCTTATCTTCACGGACTTCCTGTGTATGGCGCCCATCTCTTTCTACGCCATGTCGGCGGTTCTGGACCGGCCTCTCATCACTGTATCCAACTCTAAGATCCTGCTGGTGCTCTTCTACCCTCTTAACTCCTGTGCCAACCCCTTCCTGTACGCCATCTTCACCAAGGCCTTCAGGGGGGATGTCTTTATCCTGCTCAGTAAGGTGGGGCTGTGCCAGCGCCGGGCACAGCTCTTCAGAGGGCAGACGGTCAGTTCGAAGGGTAGCAGTGGGGTATGTCACCAGGGCCGAAGAGGTAAGAAGAGAGACAAAAACGAGAAGGGAACAGGAGGACCAGAGGAGGTACCCATCCACCTGCAGGATCGTTCTGGGTCTGGTCAAACCTACCTCCAACCCACCTCCCAGCAACCCAGTCCGGAGGAGAACCATAGCCTGGACACATGA